The following are encoded in a window of Arthrobacter woluwensis genomic DNA:
- a CDS encoding sigma-70 family RNA polymerase sigma factor — protein sequence MENMESELELATRFDQERPRLLGIAQRILGPSGPLGAEDAVQEAWFRLARLDDDVDNLPAWLTTVVSRICLDALRSHARHEALAETLAGQLDEVTPGPEEQAQLDDSLSVALLVVLDTLSPAERVAFVLHDLFGAPFEEVAAATGRSAAAARQLASRARRRVRGQAGPEPSASSDAAPESPTAEEADGARAPRAVVEAFMTAAKGGDLAALVRLLDPDVVMTSDAAAAAMGSPALKLGRDEVSGFFNGKAKAARFAMLGGEPGLVWQHRGVVQVAFTFQLRDGVIHAVRLIGDREELDRLTA from the coding sequence ATGGAGAACATGGAATCCGAGCTCGAACTCGCCACCCGCTTCGACCAGGAGCGCCCCCGTCTGCTGGGCATCGCCCAGAGGATCCTCGGACCGTCCGGCCCGCTCGGCGCCGAGGACGCCGTCCAGGAGGCCTGGTTCCGGCTCGCCCGGCTGGACGACGACGTCGACAACCTCCCCGCCTGGCTCACCACCGTGGTGAGCCGCATCTGCCTCGACGCCCTCCGCTCCCACGCACGGCACGAGGCGCTGGCGGAGACGCTCGCCGGACAGCTCGACGAGGTCACGCCCGGACCGGAGGAACAGGCGCAACTGGACGACTCGCTGAGCGTGGCGCTCCTGGTCGTCCTGGACACGCTGAGCCCGGCCGAACGGGTGGCCTTCGTGCTCCACGACCTCTTCGGCGCACCGTTCGAGGAGGTCGCCGCGGCCACCGGACGGTCCGCCGCGGCCGCGCGACAGCTGGCCAGCCGGGCCCGGCGCCGGGTGCGCGGCCAGGCGGGACCGGAGCCGTCGGCGTCGTCGGACGCCGCGCCCGAAAGCCCGACGGCGGAGGAAGCGGACGGCGCGCGGGCGCCCCGGGCGGTGGTCGAGGCGTTCATGACGGCGGCGAAGGGCGGCGACCTGGCCGCCCTGGTCAGACTGCTGGATCCCGACGTCGTCATGACCTCGGATGCGGCCGCCGCGGCGATGGGCTCCCCGGCCCTCAAACTCGGACGGGACGAGGTGTCCGGTTTCTTCAACGGCAAGGCCAAGGCCGCACGCTTCGCGATGCTCGGCGGCGAACCCGGGCTCGTGTGGCAGCACCGCGGCGTGGTCCAGGTGGCCTTCACGTTCCAGCTCCGCGACGGCGTCATCCACGCGGTGCGCCTGATCGGCGACCGCGAGGAACTGGATCGGCTGACGGCGTAG
- a CDS encoding VOC family protein gives MRYAKSMFYVDNAKDAAEFFGAAFGLQTQVYGEGYAEVAAGDTKLAFGTLEAAGNHLPGQPLEVADPARVTGVLSFVADDVDAAYQQAVTAGAESLVEPTDREWGQRAAFVRAPGGLVLEIGNFA, from the coding sequence ATGCGCTACGCCAAGAGCATGTTCTACGTCGACAACGCCAAGGACGCCGCCGAGTTCTTCGGCGCCGCCTTCGGACTGCAGACCCAGGTCTACGGCGAGGGCTACGCCGAAGTCGCCGCAGGTGACACCAAGCTCGCCTTCGGCACCCTGGAGGCCGCCGGCAACCACCTGCCCGGGCAGCCGCTCGAGGTCGCCGATCCCGCCCGCGTCACGGGCGTGCTCAGCTTCGTCGCCGACGACGTCGACGCCGCCTACCAGCAGGCCGTCACCGCGGGCGCCGAATCGCTCGTGGAGCCCACCGACCGCGAATGGGGCCAGCGGGCCGCCTTCGTCCGCGCGCCCGGCGGCCTCGTCCTGGAGATCGGCAACTTCGCCTGA
- a CDS encoding low temperature requirement protein A, whose amino-acid sequence MSTARLGLRRMKPRDPFETFRAASPLELFFDLVFVVAVSMISAQLHHFYAENHVGEGIVAFLLVFFGIWWAWMNFTWFATSFDTDDWLYRILTIIQMAGALVLAGGVGAAMSEGDFTVATLGYLVMRVPLVCQWLRAAASSPELRVTALRYAGGVAVVQVLWLLRLLLPAEVGIWGFLVLVLAEVSVPVWAETARKTPWHPSHIAERYGCFTLIVLGESILASTGAIVDAAAAQEHLGALLPIAACGLVLAAGMWWIYFSREHHEHFGSLRNALTFGYGHYLVFAAAASFSAGIEVAIDFADGHAELGRVAAAATLTVPIALFVLTTWFITLRKSLPRPTSLLFLVLTVLLAACAFVPGENTLGSMAAAAVVMILLVVLLELPATLAASERIEELEEAEGAGA is encoded by the coding sequence ATGAGCACCGCCCGACTTGGACTCCGGCGCATGAAGCCCCGCGACCCCTTCGAGACGTTCCGCGCCGCGAGCCCTCTGGAACTGTTCTTCGACCTGGTGTTCGTGGTAGCGGTGTCGATGATCTCGGCCCAGCTGCACCACTTCTATGCGGAGAACCACGTGGGAGAGGGGATCGTGGCCTTCCTCCTGGTGTTCTTCGGCATCTGGTGGGCGTGGATGAACTTCACCTGGTTCGCCACCTCGTTCGACACGGATGACTGGCTCTACCGGATCCTGACGATCATCCAGATGGCCGGCGCCCTGGTCCTGGCCGGCGGCGTCGGGGCGGCGATGTCCGAGGGCGACTTCACCGTCGCGACCCTGGGGTACCTCGTGATGCGGGTTCCGCTGGTCTGCCAATGGCTCCGCGCGGCGGCGTCCAGCCCGGAACTCAGGGTCACCGCACTGCGCTACGCCGGCGGGGTCGCGGTGGTCCAGGTGCTGTGGCTGCTCAGGCTTCTGCTGCCGGCGGAGGTCGGGATCTGGGGCTTCCTGGTCCTCGTGCTGGCCGAGGTCTCAGTGCCCGTCTGGGCCGAGACCGCGCGGAAGACGCCCTGGCATCCCAGCCACATCGCGGAGCGGTACGGCTGTTTCACCCTGATCGTGCTCGGCGAGTCGATCCTGGCGTCCACCGGCGCGATCGTCGACGCCGCGGCGGCACAGGAGCATCTCGGCGCCCTGCTGCCGATCGCCGCGTGCGGTCTGGTCCTCGCCGCGGGGATGTGGTGGATCTACTTCTCCCGGGAGCACCACGAGCACTTCGGTTCGCTGCGGAACGCGCTGACCTTCGGCTACGGCCACTACCTGGTGTTCGCCGCCGCGGCCTCGTTCTCGGCGGGTATCGAAGTGGCGATCGACTTCGCGGACGGCCACGCCGAACTGGGCCGGGTGGCCGCCGCCGCCACGCTCACCGTGCCGATCGCGCTCTTCGTGCTCACCACCTGGTTCATCACGCTGCGGAAGTCGCTTCCGCGCCCCACCAGCCTGCTCTTCCTGGTGCTGACCGTGCTCCTGGCGGCCTGTGCGTTCGTGCCCGGGGAGAACACCCTCGGCTCGATGGCGGCCGCCGCCGTCGTCATGATCCTGCTGGTGGTGCTGCTGGAGCTGCCGGCCACGCTCGCGGCGTCGGAGCGGATCGAGGAACTCGAGGAGGCGGAGGGCGCAGGCGCCTGA
- a CDS encoding MarR family winged helix-turn-helix transcriptional regulator, translating into MPPRKPSAQEEHRRSVAAYVAAGGEETVQRVITAVQSLNRKLDQWYARQLADLDVTAGEWGVVTALVKAKEPLTPSQLADLSNVAPSSMTHRLDKLALRGLVERTQDPGNRTRVFVSLTEEGRQLFNLAIKGSSVVETDVLQDLSSPEMKELARMLEVVIARLDDIEA; encoded by the coding sequence ATGCCCCCTCGCAAGCCCAGTGCCCAGGAAGAACACCGCCGGAGCGTCGCGGCCTATGTCGCGGCCGGTGGCGAGGAGACCGTGCAGCGGGTCATCACCGCCGTGCAGTCCCTCAACCGGAAGCTGGATCAGTGGTACGCCCGTCAGCTGGCCGACCTGGACGTCACCGCCGGCGAATGGGGCGTGGTCACCGCGCTGGTGAAGGCGAAGGAGCCCCTCACGCCGAGTCAGCTGGCCGACCTGAGCAACGTCGCGCCGTCGTCGATGACGCATCGCCTGGACAAGCTCGCGCTGCGCGGGCTGGTCGAACGCACGCAGGACCCCGGCAACCGCACCCGCGTGTTCGTGAGCCTCACCGAGGAGGGCCGTCAGCTCTTCAACCTCGCGATCAAGGGGTCGAGCGTCGTGGAGACGGACGTGCTTCAGGACCTCAGCAGCCCGGAGATGAAGGAACTGGCCCGGATGCTGGAGGTCGTGATCGCGCGGCTGGACGACATCGAGGCGTAG
- a CDS encoding MFS transporter — MRAKLLILASAIGSLGWGAVLPYQYAYAAETRGWGALVAAAAASLFSLGALFASPVAGRLADRFNPVLVAVLAQLVGAVAVGSLMFVQEPATFLLGMLVFGLGLSGAVPAKQVLALEWSSSADRRKVFAYKFTGESLGMAAGAFLAGLVVDLGRADGLTVGFLMAAGGFVISSAIIALAGGLGRGAAPVLDGVASTTDQALDDGGRRRGALRLIFADPAMRWTAVVTIALALGFYAQFESGLPAYALTVLNAEPSVIGTAAAVNCLVIVALQLVVVKLTAKRPAATLLMAVGSVWLVSWLLLSVAQFMPGIASALFVMTYGIFAVGETVYSPVLNPLTASLAPAGMVGQTLGVVAALQTAFSAAGPLIAGVLLGAGLGDAFLIMHLVISVVAIFAAWRIRQVLAARARAGIPVRSDEALAA; from the coding sequence ATGCGCGCGAAGCTTTTGATCCTCGCGTCCGCCATCGGTTCTCTCGGCTGGGGAGCCGTTCTTCCCTATCAGTACGCCTATGCCGCGGAAACGCGTGGCTGGGGCGCCCTGGTGGCCGCCGCGGCCGCCTCCTTGTTCTCTCTCGGAGCGCTCTTCGCCTCGCCGGTCGCCGGAAGGCTCGCGGACCGCTTCAACCCGGTCCTGGTCGCCGTGCTGGCGCAGCTGGTCGGCGCGGTGGCGGTCGGTTCCCTCATGTTCGTCCAGGAGCCGGCCACCTTCCTGCTGGGGATGCTGGTGTTCGGCCTCGGCCTCTCCGGCGCGGTCCCCGCGAAGCAGGTGCTCGCGCTCGAGTGGTCCTCGAGCGCCGACCGCCGCAAGGTCTTCGCCTACAAGTTCACGGGTGAGTCCCTCGGCATGGCCGCGGGCGCGTTCCTGGCCGGCCTGGTGGTCGACCTCGGCCGCGCCGACGGCCTGACCGTCGGCTTCCTCATGGCCGCCGGAGGCTTCGTGATCTCCTCGGCGATCATCGCCCTGGCCGGGGGCCTCGGCCGCGGCGCCGCCCCGGTGCTCGACGGCGTCGCCTCCACCACTGATCAGGCGCTCGACGACGGCGGCCGCCGCCGTGGCGCCCTGCGGCTCATCTTCGCGGATCCCGCCATGCGCTGGACCGCCGTCGTGACGATCGCCCTCGCCCTCGGGTTCTACGCCCAGTTCGAGTCCGGCCTGCCCGCCTACGCGCTCACGGTGCTGAACGCCGAGCCGTCCGTGATCGGAACCGCTGCGGCCGTGAACTGCCTGGTGATCGTGGCGCTGCAGCTCGTCGTCGTGAAGCTGACGGCCAAGCGGCCCGCCGCGACCCTGCTCATGGCGGTCGGCTCGGTCTGGCTGGTGTCCTGGCTGCTGCTCTCGGTGGCGCAGTTCATGCCCGGGATCGCGTCGGCGCTGTTCGTCATGACCTACGGGATCTTCGCCGTGGGGGAGACGGTCTACAGCCCGGTGCTGAACCCGCTCACGGCCTCGCTGGCGCCCGCCGGCATGGTCGGCCAGACCCTCGGCGTGGTCGCGGCGCTGCAGACGGCGTTCTCCGCGGCCGGTCCGCTGATCGCGGGCGTGCTGCTGGGCGCGGGCCTCGGGGATGCGTTCCTGATCATGCACCTGGTCATCAGCGTGGTGGCGATCTTCGCGGCCTGGCGCATCCGCCAGGTGCTCGCGGCACGGGCGCGGGCCGGAATCCCGGTGCGGTCGGACGAGGCGCTCGCCGCCTGA
- a CDS encoding cation:proton antiporter, whose protein sequence is MDQLAVTLIELGAVVFVLGLLARLAGRVGMSPIPFYLLGGLGFGAGGIIQLDGVREFSHLSGEIGVILLLLMLGLEYTADELFTGLRKSWQAGVLDAVLNAIPGAAVALLLGWGPVGALVMAGVTYISSSGIAAKTLTDLGRLGNRETPVVLSVLVFEDLAMAVYLPILTATLAGVGFFGGLQAVAIALAVITVVLLVAMKHGQRVSAIVHSENAEVFLLTVLGAALLVAGLASALQVSAAVGAFMLGIAISGATAHNATRMLEPLRDLFAAIFFVAFGLSTDATSIPPVLGWALLLAVATTATKMLTGWWAAGRAGIGKPGRVRAGAALVARGEFSIVIAGLAVASGAVPGQMAALASSYVLIMAVLGPLIARFIESWVKPFIKPRKAPVAGAGTSA, encoded by the coding sequence GTGGACCAACTCGCGGTGACCCTGATCGAGTTGGGGGCCGTGGTCTTCGTACTCGGCCTCCTGGCCCGGCTTGCCGGACGGGTGGGCATGTCCCCCATCCCGTTCTACCTGCTGGGCGGCCTGGGCTTCGGCGCGGGCGGGATCATCCAGCTCGACGGCGTCCGTGAGTTCAGTCACCTGTCGGGTGAGATCGGCGTGATCCTCCTGCTGCTGATGCTCGGCCTCGAGTACACCGCGGACGAGCTTTTCACCGGCCTCAGGAAGTCCTGGCAGGCCGGTGTGCTCGACGCCGTGCTGAACGCCATCCCGGGCGCGGCCGTGGCACTCCTGCTCGGCTGGGGTCCGGTGGGCGCCCTCGTGATGGCCGGCGTCACGTACATCTCGTCGTCGGGCATCGCCGCGAAGACCCTCACCGATCTGGGACGGCTCGGCAACCGCGAGACGCCCGTGGTCCTCTCCGTGCTGGTGTTCGAGGACCTGGCCATGGCCGTCTACCTCCCCATCCTGACGGCCACGCTGGCCGGCGTGGGCTTCTTCGGCGGCCTGCAGGCGGTGGCCATCGCGCTGGCGGTCATCACGGTGGTGCTCCTGGTCGCGATGAAGCACGGGCAGCGCGTCTCGGCGATCGTGCACAGCGAGAACGCCGAGGTCTTCCTGCTGACGGTGCTCGGCGCGGCCCTCCTGGTGGCAGGCCTCGCCTCGGCGCTCCAGGTGTCCGCCGCCGTCGGCGCGTTCATGCTGGGCATCGCCATCTCCGGCGCGACGGCGCACAACGCCACCCGGATGCTCGAACCGCTGAGGGACCTCTTCGCCGCCATCTTCTTCGTGGCCTTCGGCCTCAGCACCGACGCGACGTCCATCCCGCCGGTCCTCGGCTGGGCGCTGCTCCTGGCCGTCGCGACCACGGCCACCAAGATGCTCACGGGCTGGTGGGCCGCAGGACGGGCCGGGATCGGCAAGCCGGGTCGTGTGCGCGCCGGCGCGGCGCTCGTGGCCCGTGGCGAGTTCTCCATCGTCATCGCGGGCCTGGCCGTCGCCTCCGGCGCGGTGCCGGGCCAGATGGCAGCCCTCGCCTCCTCCTACGTGCTCATCATGGCGGTGCTCGGGCCGCTGATCGCCCGGTTCATCGAAAGCTGGGTCAAACCCTTCATCAAACCCCGCAAAGCACCGGTGGCCGGAGCCGGAACCTCGGCCTGA
- a CDS encoding cation:proton antiporter regulatory subunit has product MHVDETDLPGLGVRKDFMTASGRRIGVVVHRDGTTEFIVSTWDDPDTCQASIPLTGQETTTLAQLLGGQLIVNQLTEEHRDVPGIVTRQFSILQDSPFRDRPMGAASIRTRSGVSIVAIMREGEVIPSPGPDVVLHRGDLLVAVGTLEGLDKAAEILRKG; this is encoded by the coding sequence ATGCACGTGGATGAAACCGACCTCCCCGGACTCGGGGTGCGGAAAGACTTCATGACCGCCAGCGGCCGCAGGATCGGCGTGGTGGTCCACCGTGATGGAACCACGGAGTTCATCGTCTCCACCTGGGACGACCCGGACACTTGCCAGGCCTCCATCCCCCTCACGGGACAGGAGACCACCACCCTCGCCCAGCTGCTGGGCGGCCAGCTCATCGTCAACCAGCTCACGGAGGAGCACCGGGACGTCCCGGGCATCGTGACGCGCCAGTTCTCCATCCTCCAGGATTCGCCCTTCCGGGATCGCCCGATGGGAGCGGCCTCGATCCGCACCCGCAGCGGCGTCTCGATCGTGGCGATCATGCGGGAAGGCGAGGTGATCCCCTCGCCGGGTCCCGACGTCGTGCTCCACCGTGGTGACCTGCTCGTGGCAGTGGGGACGCTCGAAGGCCTGGACAAGGCCGCCGAAATACTCCGCAAGGGATAG
- a CDS encoding endonuclease domain-containing protein, protein MRAQELPERFLNTSFTVAEARESGVSSSRLRAADLRAPSRGIRIPRGADPTLLASLRALTALDDATAVSELTAARARGIPLPFWCDQRIHVSRTRGGTHPRRAGVVGHRTLLLPGEVEYLAGVRITSAARTWLDLAHHLPLADLVAAGDHLVNEHGPDHPFPRVPLCTVADLRRVTMAHPKMKGKRNAMAALDLIRPGADSVQETRMRLILVDHGVPEPELNVVLYDPWGNPRVWPDLAYPRQRLSVQYDGKVHGAERQYDRDIARATITAELGWQELRISAADLRGTWPSVVRKVQRALRAAGEPS, encoded by the coding sequence ATGAGAGCACAAGAACTTCCCGAACGATTCCTGAACACCTCGTTCACCGTGGCGGAGGCACGGGAGAGTGGTGTGTCCAGCAGCCGCCTCCGGGCCGCAGACCTGCGGGCGCCGAGCCGTGGGATACGCATTCCCCGAGGCGCGGATCCGACACTCCTGGCGAGCCTTCGGGCTCTGACCGCACTTGACGACGCGACGGCGGTCTCCGAGCTGACCGCTGCACGCGCCCGCGGCATCCCTCTGCCGTTCTGGTGTGACCAGCGGATCCACGTTTCGCGCACACGGGGTGGCACCCACCCTCGGCGCGCCGGCGTGGTCGGGCATCGAACGCTGCTGCTGCCAGGGGAAGTCGAGTACCTGGCCGGTGTGCGCATCACCTCGGCGGCACGAACCTGGCTGGATCTGGCGCACCATCTGCCCCTCGCGGATCTCGTGGCGGCGGGAGACCACCTCGTCAATGAGCACGGCCCGGATCACCCCTTTCCACGGGTGCCGCTCTGCACGGTGGCCGACCTCCGCCGCGTCACGATGGCCCACCCCAAGATGAAGGGGAAGAGGAACGCCATGGCGGCGTTGGACCTGATCCGCCCGGGCGCGGATTCGGTGCAGGAGACCCGGATGCGCCTGATCCTGGTGGATCATGGCGTCCCCGAGCCGGAGCTCAATGTGGTTCTCTACGACCCCTGGGGCAACCCGCGGGTGTGGCCCGACCTCGCCTACCCGCGGCAACGGCTCAGCGTGCAATACGACGGCAAGGTTCACGGGGCAGAGCGGCAGTACGACCGGGATATCGCGCGAGCCACGATCACGGCGGAGCTGGGTTGGCAGGAACTACGCATCAGCGCCGCCGACCTCCGCGGAACGTGGCCGAGCGTGGTCAGGAAAGTGCAACGGGCTCTTCGCGCGGCCGGTGAGCCTTCGTGA
- a CDS encoding MFS transporter, with product MSPEATYNAGSEHVSQETGRRRGMVLAWASWDWGSASFNAVMTTFVFTVYLTSKAFGGEDHASGVLGLGFGLAGFAIALLAPVTGQRADAGGRRKLWLGIYSAVVVILMALCFFVRPEPEYLLLGVILISVGHVFFELAGVNYNAMLTQISTPSTIGRVSGFGWAAGYLGGIVALLLVLQLFVQPAFHWFGASTDDALNIRLVALFSAVWFGVFALPVFFRVPEPPVQPGEARVGFLQSYVVLVRRIRALFRRSPHTIYFLLASAVFRDGLAAVFTFGGVIAAGTFGFQLKDVIFFAVFGNVVAAAGAILGGFLDDRIGPKRVIELSLVGLLVAGTAILILGNSEYSFFGMQWHGKLTFWVFGLLLCLFVGPAQASARAFLGRLAPDGEVGELFGLYATTGRAVSFLAPTLFTISIAVASHYVAEGQAQRWGILGIMVVLLAGLLVLIPVKAPAKDKAA from the coding sequence ATGAGCCCCGAAGCGACTTACAACGCCGGTAGCGAACACGTGTCGCAGGAGACCGGACGGCGGCGGGGCATGGTCCTGGCCTGGGCCTCGTGGGATTGGGGTTCGGCCTCGTTCAACGCGGTCATGACGACGTTCGTTTTCACCGTTTACCTGACGTCCAAAGCATTCGGCGGCGAGGACCACGCGTCCGGCGTGCTGGGGCTCGGCTTCGGACTCGCGGGCTTCGCGATCGCCTTGCTCGCCCCCGTGACGGGACAGCGCGCGGATGCGGGCGGACGGCGGAAGCTCTGGCTCGGCATCTACAGCGCCGTGGTGGTCATCCTCATGGCGCTGTGCTTCTTCGTGCGGCCCGAACCCGAGTACCTCCTGCTCGGCGTGATCCTCATCAGCGTGGGGCACGTGTTCTTCGAACTGGCGGGGGTCAACTACAACGCCATGCTGACCCAGATCTCCACCCCGTCGACCATCGGGAGGGTCTCCGGCTTCGGCTGGGCCGCCGGGTACCTGGGCGGGATCGTGGCGCTGCTGCTGGTGCTCCAGCTGTTCGTCCAGCCGGCGTTCCACTGGTTCGGCGCGTCGACCGACGACGCCCTCAACATCCGCCTCGTGGCGCTCTTCTCGGCAGTGTGGTTCGGCGTGTTCGCGCTTCCGGTGTTCTTCCGGGTCCCGGAACCGCCGGTTCAGCCGGGCGAGGCGCGGGTGGGATTCCTGCAGTCCTATGTGGTGCTCGTCCGGCGGATCCGGGCCCTGTTCCGGCGGTCGCCGCACACCATCTACTTCCTCCTGGCGAGCGCGGTGTTCCGGGACGGTCTCGCCGCGGTGTTCACCTTCGGCGGCGTGATCGCGGCAGGGACCTTCGGGTTCCAGCTCAAGGACGTCATCTTCTTCGCGGTCTTCGGGAACGTGGTGGCCGCTGCGGGGGCGATCCTGGGCGGCTTCCTGGACGACCGCATCGGGCCGAAGCGCGTGATCGAGCTGTCCCTGGTGGGCCTCCTCGTGGCGGGGACGGCCATCCTGATCCTGGGCAACAGCGAATATTCCTTCTTCGGCATGCAGTGGCACGGCAAGCTGACCTTCTGGGTGTTCGGCCTGCTGCTCTGTCTCTTCGTGGGGCCGGCGCAGGCTTCCGCGCGGGCTTTCCTGGGACGGCTCGCTCCCGACGGCGAGGTCGGCGAGCTCTTCGGCCTCTACGCCACGACGGGCCGCGCCGTCTCCTTCCTGGCGCCCACGCTCTTCACCATCTCCATCGCCGTCGCCTCCCACTATGTCGCGGAGGGTCAGGCCCAGCGCTGGGGGATCCTGGGCATCATGGTGGTGCTCCTGGCCGGCCTGCTGGTCCTGATCCCGGTCAAGGCCCCGGCGAAGGACAAGGCCGCCTGA